The window TCATTGCGCGCATCTCCAGCGGGTCGATTTCGGTCAGATCGACGGAGTCGATCGTGGTGCGACCTGCGTCGGGATCGAAGAACCGCATCAACAACGCCAGCAGCGTGCTCTTCCCGGATCCGCTCGCTCCCACAATCGCGACATAGGTTCCGGCTTCGATGGTGAGGTTCACGTCGTGAAGTTGAGGTGCACCATCCGGCGAGTAGCTGAAACGAACGTCCTCGAACTGGATCGCGGTTTCCAGCGTAGGGGCCGCGCCACGGGACGCGTCTCCGATCACGGCCGGCACCGTTGCCAGCAGAGAATCGATCCGACGGACGCCACTCCAGGCTTTCCTGATCTCCGGGAGTACGTCCCGTCCGATCACCTGCGTCTCCCAGGTGAATTCGACGAGCAAAGCGACGAAGGCTGCGAGCGTCCCGGCTTCGAGCGTCCCCCCGAGCGCGAGAACGGCGCCCATCCCCACGATCACAACCTGCACGAGCGCTACCGAGTACTCGGAGAGCGTGGCCACCAACTGAATCCGGAATTCTGCACGAGAGGAGGCGGCGTGTAGCTCCTCGATTCGGCTCCGAAATCTCGCATCCGACCAGGTGTGCAGGCTGAACGCCCGGATAATCGGTTGGGCCCGAAGGTTCTCCGAAACCTCACTCAACACGCCGGCGATCTTCCGTTTCTCGTCGTCGAGGGCGCGATCGGGGTCGGGTGCGTAGCGGTTGACGAGGTACACGACGAGGGGCATGGCCAGGATGGCGGGCAACGCCAGGCGGAGTTCGAGAGCAACCATGACGGGAACGTAGAAGACCAGCGCAACAACGCTCGTCAATCCGACGATCGGCTGCTTGATGACCCCGCCGGAGAGCTGGGAGATATCAGAAGAGAAGCGGGCCAGGAGATCACCGGCCTGCGACCGGCGATGGAAACCCATCGACAGCTCCTGGAGTCTCTCGAACAAGGACGTTCTGACGTCGGCCAGGATGTCGGCTCCTGCCCGTGCTGCCAGGTAGCCATTGAATACGCTGGCGGCCGCAGAGATCAGAAACCCGGAGACCAGCAACAGAACGATGAGCCCGACCGACATATCGGGTTGACCGACCACTCCGTCGATGATGAGCTTGATGCTCAGCGCCAGGATGACGGTAAAGACCGTCTTGAGCAACATCGTTGCGATCAGTCCTGCCCCGAGCCATCGATGTGGTCGCCAGAAAGCAAGTATGCGTCGCAGCAACGAAGGTCCCCCTCGAATCGTCGAATGCATCAAGCTAGTTGATGAACGAGAGCAAATGGGAGGCAATTGGCAATTGGCAATTGGCCCCGTCGCCAGGCCATAGGCATTAGGCCATGAGCAATAGGCATCCGATGGGGATCCCCTCACTAGGCTGCTTCGATTGAGCCGGGAGCATTTGGTGAAGACGCTTCGAGATCGACTGGTAGCTGAGATCCGCAAGGTCGTGGTCGGCCAGGACTCCGCAATCGACGCGCTCCTCGTGGCCACCGTGGTCGGTGGTCATGTGCTCCTCGAAGGGGTGCCAGGCACCGGAAAGACCCTCCTCGCCAACGCAACTGCCAGAGCGCTGGGGATGGAATTCCGCCGGGCGCAGTTCACACCGGACATGCTCCCCTCCGACCTCACCGGAACCGTGACTCTCAGCAGGGGTGACCTCGCCTTTCGTCCAGGACCGATCTTCACCAACGTGCTCCTCGCCGATGAGATCAACCGGACACCTCCCAAGACGCAGGCCGCCTTGCTCGAGGCGATGGAAGAGCAGCAGGTCACCGTAGATGGTGTCACTCACCCGCTCCCATCACCATTCCTGGTCGTGGCGACCCAGAATCCGATCGAGTATGAGGGCACCTACCCGCTCCCGGAAGCGCAACTCGACCGGTTCCTGATGAAGATCGACATCGACTACCCGTCGGAGGCCGAAGAGGTGGCGCTGCTCGGCCTGGGTCGGGCGGGGCTCAGGCCGGCGACGCTGGTCGATGTCAACACGATCACCTCTTCCGACGAGATCCTCGGCATGCGGACGACGATCGATGCAACCCACGTCGAACCGGAGATCATCGCCTATGTTGCGACCCTGGTCCGCACCACCCGGACATTGCCGTCCGTCGAACTCGGTGCAAGCCCGCGCGCAGCAGTCCACCTCCTGGCTGCGGCCAGGGCTTTCGCACGGATTGCCGGCCGCGACTTCGTCACCCCGGACGACATCCATAGGA of the Acidimicrobiia bacterium genome contains:
- a CDS encoding ATP-binding cassette domain-containing protein, with translation MLRRILAFWRPHRWLGAGLIATMLLKTVFTVILALSIKLIIDGVVGQPDMSVGLIVLLLVSGFLISAAASVFNGYLAARAGADILADVRTSLFERLQELSMGFHRRSQAGDLLARFSSDISQLSGGVIKQPIVGLTSVVALVFYVPVMVALELRLALPAILAMPLVVYLVNRYAPDPDRALDDEKRKIAGVLSEVSENLRAQPIIRAFSLHTWSDARFRSRIEELHAASSRAEFRIQLVATLSEYSVALVQVVIVGMGAVLALGGTLEAGTLAAFVALLVEFTWETQVIGRDVLPEIRKAWSGVRRIDSLLATVPAVIGDASRGAAPTLETAIQFEDVRFSYSPDGAPQLHDVNLTIEAGTYVAIVGASGSGKSTLLALLMRFFDPDAGRTTIDSVDLTEIDPLEMRAMMGVLFQETFLFNVTLGENILLADPGASTDQLEAAIAAAGLSELVERLPAGLDTVVGESGRQLSGGQAQRIGLARALLRRPPLLLLDEATSALDPSTEVDVVDAIERLRHGRTVIMVTHRLQTAVNADLIVVMRDGTIDETGSFDQLEKAGGTFTEMWKKQQGFTISRDGRSASVTAERLGAMALFSGLPHAQLESLAGRFAAEQYHQGAVVFEEGEPGDRFYVIVRGVVEVVTGAGDGRQVVAHLEDGDFFGEMALLDDAPRNATVTAVTPTTALSLDCRRFEELLTDVPEMERAVRRVAGARARANGAV
- a CDS encoding MoxR family ATPase codes for the protein MKTLRDRLVAEIRKVVVGQDSAIDALLVATVVGGHVLLEGVPGTGKTLLANATARALGMEFRRAQFTPDMLPSDLTGTVTLSRGDLAFRPGPIFTNVLLADEINRTPPKTQAALLEAMEEQQVTVDGVTHPLPSPFLVVATQNPIEYEGTYPLPEAQLDRFLMKIDIDYPSEAEEVALLGLGRAGLRPATLVDVNTITSSDEILGMRTTIDATHVEPEIIAYVATLVRTTRTLPSVELGASPRAAVHLLAAARAFARIAGRDFVTPDDIHRTAPSVLRHRLLIRPEAELERYRADDAVAAALAAVPVPK